The following is a genomic window from Aeromonas sp. FDAARGOS 1405.
GGTGCCGCTCATTCGCACCGCCAAACAGCCGCTGCTGGGCTTTTGCCTCGGCATGCAGATGCTGGCGGAGGCCTCCGAAGAGAGCATGAGTGCCGATGGCAGTGAAGGCGATCTCATCGACTGTCTCGGCATAGTGCCGGGCAAGATCCGGTTGATGGAAGTCGGCAATCTGCGCCTGCCCCATATGGGCTGGAATCAGGTGGAGCACGACGAGAGCCACCCGCTGCTCAAGGGCATTCCAAGCGGCAGCTACTTCTACTTCGTCCACTCCTACGCCCTGGAGGTGACCGACGCCACCATCGCCACCTGCGACTACGGCCAGCCGTTTACCGCCATCGTCGGTCGTGACAACTTCTTTGGCGCCCAATTCCACCCGGAGCGCTCCGGCGCTGCCGGTGCCCGCCTACTGCAAAACTTTCTGGAGCTTTAACAAGGATGATTATCCCAGCCATTGATCTGATTAACGGCCAAGTCGTGAGGCTCTATCAGGGCGACTACGGCCAGAAGACCGCCTACAGCGACAGCCCGCAGGCCCGCTTCGATGAATATGTCTCCCAGGGAGCGGTGCAGCTGCACCTGGTGGATCTGGACGGTGCCAAGGATGCCAGGGCGCGCCAGCTCCCCCTCATCGCCCAGCTGCTGTCGGCCACCGAGGCGCCGGTGCAGGTAGGGGGTGGCGTGCGCAGCGAGCAGGATGTGGCGGATCTGCTGGCCGCCGGCGCCAGCCGGGTGGTGATCGGCTCCACCGCCGTCAAATCGCCGGATCTGGTGGCCAGCTGGATGGAGAAATATGGCCCCGAGCGCATCGTGCTGGCGCTGGACGTCAATATCGACGCCCAGGGCAATCGCCATATCGCGGTAGCCGGCTGGCAGGAGAATAGCGGGGTAACCATAGAGGCACTGATCGAGCGCTTCCTCCCCGCCGGACTCAAGCACGTGCTCTGTACCGACATCAGCCGTGACGGCACCCTGGCCGGTACCAACGTCGAGCTCTACCGGGATCTCTGTGCCCGCTACCCGAGCGTCGGTTTCCAGGCCTCCGGCGGCATTGGCGGCATCGAGGATATCGAGGCGCTCAAGGGCTCAGGGGTCAAGGGGATCATCCTCGGTCGCGCCCTGCTGGAGGGCAAATTCTCGGTAGGTGACGCCATCGCCTGCTGGCAAGCCCCCGCAGCCGATACCACAGGAGGCAACTGATGCTGGCAAGACGCATTATCCCCTGCCTTGACGTGAAAGATGGCGTGGTGGTCAAAGGGGTGCAATTTCGCAACCACGAGGTGATGGGCGGCATTGTCGAGCTGGCCCGCCGCTACGCCGAAGAGGGTGCTGACGAGCTGGTGTTCTATGACATCACCGCCTCCAGCGATGCGCGGGTAGTGGACAAGAGTTGGGTGAGCCGGGTGGCGGAGGTGATTGATATTCCCTTCTGCGTTGCCGGTGGCATCAAAAGCGTCGAAGACGCCCGCCAGATCCTGGAATTTGGCGCCGACAAGGTCTCCATCAACTCTCCGGCGCTGGCCGATCCGACTCTGATCAGCCGACTGGCCGAGCGCTTTGGCGTACAGTGCGTGGTGGTGGGCATTGACTCCTACTTCGACGCCGACACGGGCCACTATCAGGTCAAACAGTTTACCGGTGACGAGAGCCGCACCCGCACCACCGCCTGGCACACCCTCGACTGGGTGCAGGAGGTGCAAAAGCGCGGCGCAGGTGAAATCGTGCTGAACGTGATGAATCAGGACGGCATGCGCCAAGGTTATGATCTCGACCAGCTCAAGCTGGTGCGAAGCGTCTGCAAGGTGCCGCTGATCGCCTCCGGCGGCGCCGGTGCCATGGCGCACTTTCGCGATGCCTTCACCCTCGCCGATGTGGATGGGGCGCTGGCCGCCTCTGTGTTCCACAAGGGCCTTATCCCCATTCCCGAATTGAAACGCTGGCTGAAAAACGAAGGAGTCGCCATCCGTGAATAACTTCTCAGACAACACACAAACAACCGCCAGCGCGCGCCCCCTTGCCGAGCAGCTCGACTGGGAAAAGTGTAAATGCGCCATGATCCCCCGCCCAGAGTGCCGGTCTGATAATAGAGGAGCCGATACCCGTGCATAATTCCAACTTATTAATTGAACAGCTCGACTGGGAAAAATGCGATGGCATGATCCCCGCCATCGTCCAGCACGCCGCCAGCGGCGAGGTGTTGATGCAGGGCTTTATGACCCGTGAAGCGCTGGAAAAGACCCAGAGCAGCGGTCAGGTCACCTTCTTTAGCCGCAGCAAACAGCGACTCTGGACCAAGGGTGAAAGCTCGGGCAATGTGCTCAAGCTCGTGGCTATCAGCACCGACTGCGATCAGGATTCCCTGCTGATCGCCGCCAACCCCGTCGGCCCCACCTGCCACAAAGGGACAACCTCCTGCTTCCATGGTCACCCGCTGCCACCGCTCGGTTTTCTGGCAGAGCTGGAGCAGGTGCTGGCCGCCCGCAAAGGGGCCGATCCGGCCACCAGCTACACCGCCAGCCTCTATGGCAAAGGCACCAAGCGCATCGCCCAGAAGGTCGGTGAGGAAGGTGTCGAAGTGGCGCTGGCCGCCATGGCCAAGGATCGGGAGGAGCTCATCAACGAATCCGCCGATCTGCTCTACCACCTGACCGTGCTGCTGCAAAACGAAGGGCTGGGATTACAGGATGTCGTTCAGCGGCTTTATAAGCGGCACAATAAATAATTATTTGATTCCTCTGTATTTCCATACAGAGGAATCATTTTAATAATGTAGAGAACTCAACCAAATCCATATAGTCAGATTTTGCTTTTCCTGCGTCATAAATTGCACACTTGAAATATGTTTCATCACAATCAGGTTGATTACCGCCATGTACATAGCGTCCAGATATTGTGCTTCCATCTTTCATGGAAAAATATTCCTTTGCAACTGATTCATTTCCCTGCAAAGCTAAATCAACATGCTTTAAATATTCTAAAAGTCCATCACATGTAAATTTAATCAAGCGGCCTTTATGCGAGCTTTCAAAGCCATAAAAAATCACTGATATTTTGTCAGACTTTGACAACCAACTGATCTTATCAGCTCGTTTATGCTCTGGCGTCATTTTGTTGGGAGAGAACACCAAACTAGTATTTTTTATACTGATATATGTATCATTGTCAAACTCATGTGCCATCAATATTGCTGACACATACAAAATGTCAATCTTCCAACTACTGACACTACTAATTGTTGCAACCAATCTATCTAAAAACAATTCCACTTCCCTTGCTGGTAAAGAAAAGGAAGATACAACATAGGATAAAATTTTTGTCAGGTCATCAATGTCGGATAAGTGCTGGATTGCTTTTTCTTTAAAAAGTTCAAAACTATTTAATAGTATTGGTTTCATAAACTTTTCAATAGGCATTTGCTTTAAATGAAAGCGCCTTTTAAAAAACCTTCTCAAATAAGCTTTTGCATCAAACCCATCCCCATAAATTACTTTGATAGCATGCTGCAACTGCTCGGTATCTGTTGCCAACACAAATACCACCCTGGGAATATCAAAAATATGCTTGATAGTCTCCAGCATTTCCACAGCATAGGAAGGACGACAGCGATCCAGCTCATCAATCAGAATAAAGGCGGGATAATCCAATCGACCTTGGCCATCCAATTGGTCTAAGTTTGCTGAAACCGCAGCTTCAACCCATTGCCGAATTTCTTGTTTAAGATACTGGATAGATTCATAACGCTCTTTGTGATTGCTGCAAAGTGTATCAACCAGCTTATCTGCGTCTTCGCCTTCCACAGAAAAATCACCATCTTCAAGTCCAGCTTTTTTAATAGCAGACTTGAGCACCAATTTTCCGCCCAGCTTGAGCAAACCCAATAGCTTGGGCTTGATGCCATCAGGTATGGAAACCTTATTTCCTGTTGCATCTTTCAATTGATCGATAATCGACGAAATCACCGTCAATAAGGGATCATCGGAAAAGTCCTGCTGCCAGGCATCGATATAGACGGTGGGATAGTGCGCTTTCAGCTCCATATACCAGCGCTTGATAAACCAGGTTTTTCCCGCCCCCCACTCGGCATTAAGGTTGAGCACATAGTTGCGCTGCTTGCCTTCGGCGGCGAGGTAGTTGGTCAGAAACTCGGCATAGCGGGCACGTTCCAGCCGATCGGCACTCAAGATCTCTTCGCAACCCGCAATGGCCCCCGGCCCGTCCCACTGAACTGCGTCATTCCAATTAAACGGTGCCACTACCATCTCGTATCTCTCCATATTGCGTTGCTGGAGATGATATCAGGGACACCGAGGAAATAGTTTGACTAAAGACCTGTTCGTTACCCTTTTTGCCACTCGGGGAGGTTTATTTAGCTGTTGTTCAACTTCTCTGTCGAGAGCCGATGATACGGGGTCGATACATGGTGGCAAGCTATCTCAACAACCATGGACTCAACTGATTTCCTTTGATTTGCTAAGAGGTTACAACCATGTGACATAACGCAGAACCTGCGGAAATAAATGAGAAATATGCCGTGAAGAGTGCTTAATTTAAAGCAGTTGATGCACGTTGGCCTCGTGTTCAGCCAACCCATCACAGCGACCCAAGGATGGCCAACTTCATGAAGGATGAACCCTTCTCCACCCGATTGCAGCACGAGCTGGATCACCTCAGATCCATCTTTAACGAGATGGGGGCTTACCTCTTTACCAAGGATCTGGATGGCCGTTATATCTATGCCAATCAGGCTGTGCTGGATCTCTTTGGTTGTACCCTGGCCGAACTGCAAGGCAAGGATGATCGCGCCTTTTTTGACCTCGACTTCTCGGAAGATCTGAGACGAAATGATCGTCAGGTGCTGGAGCAGCAGGTCGCCATCGCCCGGGAGGAGATCAACTACCTCAAACCCACGGGAGAGAAACGGGTCTACTGGAGCGTGAAAAAGCCGATGTACGACCGGGATGGCACGCTGATCGGTCTGTGCGGCATCTCCACCGATATCACGGAACACAAGCTGATTGAGGCCCGTATGGCCGAGCAGCATCAGTTGCTGGAGATCATCCTGGCCAACGTGGATGCCCATATCTATATGAAGGACAGCCAGCACCGCTTTCTCTACGTCAATCAGAAGGTGTGTGCCCTGCTCGGTTTACCCGCCGAACAGATCATCAACCGCAGCGATAATGAGCTGTTCTCCCCACACGGAGCAAACCAGCTGTGGCAGCTGGACAACCGGGTGTTCGAAACGGGTGAGCTGCAAGCCGGTGAAGAGTCACTGACCGATACCGAAGGCAAGCAACATTACTACTGGTCTGTCAAAGTCCCCTTCAAGCTGGCTGATGGTACCCCCACCCTGATCGGTATCTCCTCCGATATCACCGAGCTGCACCAGCTCAAGGAACAACTGCAATATCAATCGGTTCGTGACAGCCTCTCCGGACTTTATAACCGCCGTTTCTTCTTCGAGGTGTGCGAAAAGAACCTGAGTATGAACATGCGCCACCAGCTCACCTCGGTGCTGATAGTGCTGGATGTGGATCAGTTCAAATGCATCAACGATCGCTACGGTCACCCGCTGGGCGATCAGGCGCTGATCCATCTGGGCAGGGTGATGCAATCGGTGCTGCGCAGCGAAGATGTGCTGGCCCGCATCGGCGGTGACGAGTTTGCCATCTTGCTGCCCAACACCACCCTCTCGGCCGCCGCATCACTGGCCGAGCGACTGCGCCTGCAGGTGATGCAAAGCCCGCTTCCCCTGCCAGATGGAGATAAGCTGGTTATCACCATCAGCGCCGGGCTGGTGGAAAATAGCAAGGGGGAGCAGATGGAGAGCCTCTACGCGCGCGCCGATCAGATGCTCTATCAGGCCAAACAGAGCGGCCGCAACTGCGTTGCCTGCAAGGCTCCCTAGCCACACAATGGGAGGGCCCGCAGCCCTCTAGCTCCCTCCTATGAAAGTCTGTGCTGG
Proteins encoded in this region:
- the hisH gene encoding imidazole glycerol phosphate synthase subunit HisH — protein: MDVSKQKLVIIDTGCANLASVRMAFERLGAAPRVSREAADIEAADKLILPGVGTAVAAMKNLNERNLVPLIRTAKQPLLGFCLGMQMLAEASEESMSADGSEGDLIDCLGIVPGKIRLMEVGNLRLPHMGWNQVEHDESHPLLKGIPSGSYFYFVHSYALEVTDATIATCDYGQPFTAIVGRDNFFGAQFHPERSGAAGARLLQNFLEL
- the hisA gene encoding 1-(5-phosphoribosyl)-5-[(5-phosphoribosylamino)methylideneamino]imidazole-4-carboxamide isomerase, with translation MIIPAIDLINGQVVRLYQGDYGQKTAYSDSPQARFDEYVSQGAVQLHLVDLDGAKDARARQLPLIAQLLSATEAPVQVGGGVRSEQDVADLLAAGASRVVIGSTAVKSPDLVASWMEKYGPERIVLALDVNIDAQGNRHIAVAGWQENSGVTIEALIERFLPAGLKHVLCTDISRDGTLAGTNVELYRDLCARYPSVGFQASGGIGGIEDIEALKGSGVKGIILGRALLEGKFSVGDAIACWQAPAADTTGGN
- the hisF gene encoding imidazole glycerol phosphate synthase subunit HisF is translated as MLARRIIPCLDVKDGVVVKGVQFRNHEVMGGIVELARRYAEEGADELVFYDITASSDARVVDKSWVSRVAEVIDIPFCVAGGIKSVEDARQILEFGADKVSINSPALADPTLISRLAERFGVQCVVVGIDSYFDADTGHYQVKQFTGDESRTRTTAWHTLDWVQEVQKRGAGEIVLNVMNQDGMRQGYDLDQLKLVRSVCKVPLIASGGAGAMAHFRDAFTLADVDGALAASVFHKGLIPIPELKRWLKNEGVAIRE
- the hisIE gene encoding bifunctional phosphoribosyl-AMP cyclohydrolase/phosphoribosyl-ATP diphosphatase HisIE is translated as MIPAIVQHAASGEVLMQGFMTREALEKTQSSGQVTFFSRSKQRLWTKGESSGNVLKLVAISTDCDQDSLLIAANPVGPTCHKGTTSCFHGHPLPPLGFLAELEQVLAARKGADPATSYTASLYGKGTKRIAQKVGEEGVEVALAAMAKDREELINESADLLYHLTVLLQNEGLGLQDVVQRLYKRHNK
- a CDS encoding P-loop NTPase fold protein, giving the protein MVVAPFNWNDAVQWDGPGAIAGCEEILSADRLERARYAEFLTNYLAAEGKQRNYVLNLNAEWGAGKTWFIKRWYMELKAHYPTVYIDAWQQDFSDDPLLTVISSIIDQLKDATGNKVSIPDGIKPKLLGLLKLGGKLVLKSAIKKAGLEDGDFSVEGEDADKLVDTLCSNHKERYESIQYLKQEIRQWVEAAVSANLDQLDGQGRLDYPAFILIDELDRCRPSYAVEMLETIKHIFDIPRVVFVLATDTEQLQHAIKVIYGDGFDAKAYLRRFFKRRFHLKQMPIEKFMKPILLNSFELFKEKAIQHLSDIDDLTKILSYVVSSFSLPAREVELFLDRLVATISSVSSWKIDILYVSAILMAHEFDNDTYISIKNTSLVFSPNKMTPEHKRADKISWLSKSDKISVIFYGFESSHKGRLIKFTCDGLLEYLKHVDLALQGNESVAKEYFSMKDGSTISGRYVHGGNQPDCDETYFKCAIYDAGKAKSDYMDLVEFSTLLK
- a CDS encoding diguanylate cyclase; this translates as MKDEPFSTRLQHELDHLRSIFNEMGAYLFTKDLDGRYIYANQAVLDLFGCTLAELQGKDDRAFFDLDFSEDLRRNDRQVLEQQVAIAREEINYLKPTGEKRVYWSVKKPMYDRDGTLIGLCGISTDITEHKLIEARMAEQHQLLEIILANVDAHIYMKDSQHRFLYVNQKVCALLGLPAEQIINRSDNELFSPHGANQLWQLDNRVFETGELQAGEESLTDTEGKQHYYWSVKVPFKLADGTPTLIGISSDITELHQLKEQLQYQSVRDSLSGLYNRRFFFEVCEKNLSMNMRHQLTSVLIVLDVDQFKCINDRYGHPLGDQALIHLGRVMQSVLRSEDVLARIGGDEFAILLPNTTLSAAASLAERLRLQVMQSPLPLPDGDKLVITISAGLVENSKGEQMESLYARADQMLYQAKQSGRNCVACKAP